A genomic stretch from Lysobacter soyae includes:
- a CDS encoding polyhydroxyalkanoic acid system family protein, with translation MAHIHLRHAHPLDDAKARKAIDEIAKKLSEKLGVVTQWEGNALNFQRTGVQGKITMHPGELEIDAKLGMLFSAMKGTVESELKRILKDKF, from the coding sequence ATGGCACACATCCATTTGCGACATGCACACCCGCTCGACGATGCCAAAGCGCGCAAGGCGATCGACGAGATCGCGAAAAAGCTTTCGGAGAAACTCGGCGTGGTGACCCAGTGGGAAGGCAACGCACTGAACTTCCAACGGACTGGCGTGCAAGGCAAGATCACCATGCACCCGGGTGAATTGGAGATCGATGCCAAGCTCGGCATGTTGTTTTCGGCCATGAAAGGCACGGTCGAAAGCGAGCTGAAACGCATACTCAAAGATAAATTCTGA